GAGGCACCGCACATTTCCACAGTCATTTCACTCTTGATACATCTGAACTTTGCCGTGAGAAAGAGCGTACGCCACGTTTTTGTGTGTACGcaccctttgtacatgaggcccctggACTCCTGTCCAGCAACAACCATGACGGAgacagttcctactgacaagcacacagacacagcatcatgtgacctcacagcgtcatatTAAAAAGgctattaaaaatgtcataatattatgaggaTGCAatcataattttgattttaaacagTTGTAATTAACGTGATTTAATTTAGCAAATTTACAGGAAAAGAAGTTGagttttaaatgtactttataaataaatgtatccaAGAAatggtgcaataaataaaaaagttataatattaACACAATAAACTGGCTAATTTACAGTAAACAAGCTGAGTTTTAAATTCActtcataaatatttattttgattggacaagatatttatttatttatgtatttataattctgAAATGGGTTTATTGACATTTAGGCGGTCTAATGTTTGGCTTTGTTTATGCGATAGCTTGTGCTCTGTCTGTGGTCATGTGACGGACCACAGGCTGTTTATtgttcttgtttatttgtttgtttatttatttgttgtcatACAGTCGATCTAACGGACGCTTCAGAAACAGCTGGCATTACGGTAACGCCTCCTTCCGTGTATTATGGTAAACGGCGGGCGGAAGCAGGAAGTGAGCTCAGGCGGAAGCGGCGGGTTGTTTTGAAGAGCTCGTGCAGAGATGAGTGAAAGTGGCGCTCAGGTAAGAACCAAACAAGTGACTTTACACGCACGTGCAGCGCGATGCGCACCCGTGATTACGgtaatttgtgtttctgtggggTAAAAAGTGAAACCGTTGGTCTCAAGCCGcgtgtaacacacacacacacacacacacacacacacacacacacacacgttctcCTGAAGAGAACATAGAACATGAAGTGAACATCAGAACGTTCTGCTCACAGAACAATCAGCCTGTTCCTTCGGtttgttcatattttatttttgcactgaaacaaaaacaaaacatgttcaGAGAAACATGTGTTTacagaaacaagaacaaacaaacaaacaaacaaacaaacaaacaaacaaacagagaactTCAGTCACCACAACACAGCAGAGGAGTGGATGGTTCAGTCTACTTACTGGAACTGTATATTTACAGTAGATGGTCCCAGTATAGACTACACCAACACATACACTGCACCATCTATGTGCTGGTGCATTATATAAACAACAGAGGGGGAAGTCTATGTGCTGGTGCGGTATATAAACAGTGGAGGGTGCGGTCTATGTGCTGGTGCGGTATATAAACAACAGAGGGGGAAGTCTATGTGCTGGTGCGGTATATAAACAGTGGAGGGTGCGGTCTATGTGCTGGTGCATTATATAAACAACAGAGGGGGCAATCTATGTGCTGGTGTGGCGTGTTGGCAACACTGATGAGCCatgtgtctctgcagctgctggctCGTCTGGACGCTCGCCGCTCTCTGAAGGACATCGAACCTCGGCTGTTTCCTGAGGATGGAGGACCTGACCACGGTGAGTGACCACGCCACTCCTGATGTCACATAATGATGTTGCATGACATCATTGAACCCAATAGTTCAGAATCAGGAGCCAGATTGTGAATGATTATTGATCGATCAGTGATGGATTACGTGTGTCTGACAGGTGAGGTGGTGCAGCTGTTCGGGACGGAGGGAACAGGTGAGCTCACCTTACAGGAAGTACCTGAAGCTGGTTACAACTTCctgtaaactctgtgtgtgtgtgtgtgtgtgtgtgtgtgtgtgtgtgtgtctcaggtaaGACAGAGATGCTCTACCACCTGTTGTGTCGCTGCGTGCTGCCGACGGCGAGCGGCGGTCTTGAAGTGGATGTTGTGTTTGTGGACACCGACTACAGTCTAGACATGTTACGACTGGTCAGCATCCTGGACAGCAGGCTGactgcaggtacacacacacacgcacacacacacacacactctcatgcaCCTCATAGGCACTAAAAGATCAAAGACATTTCTCAGTGTGCATCACTTTAATTGTCAGGTGTGAAACGTCTTGTCTCTTGGTCGCCGCTCTGTAATGTTCTCTCTCTCAGGTGGTTCCAGCAGCTCGCCGCCGGCCGGCTCTGACGAGGCGGCGCTGCGTTTGTGTCTCTCTCGCCTCCTGGTGGTccactgctcctcctcctcccagctCCTCCTCACCCTCCACTTCCTGGAGACCTCCTTGTCATCGCGGCCCGGCCTGGCGCTCCTCCTCATCGACAGCATCTCTGCGTTTTATTGGCCGGACCGCTGCGAGGGCGGGGCCAGCATCGCCAAGCAGGAGGAGAAGCTTAGCAAGTGTGCCGAGCTGCTGGGCCGTCTGCTCAGGTAGCTGCTCACCTGTCAGGAGGTTCTACTGCTCACTGAGAAGGTTCTGCTGTCACTGAAAAGGTTCTGCTGCTCACTGAAGTAGTTCTAGTGGTCACTGAGGAGATTCTAGAGGTCCTTTAGAAAGTTCTAGTGTATACCAAAGAGGTTTGAGAGGTCCTTTAAGTGGTTTGAGAGGTCCTTTAAGTGGTTTGAGAGGTCCTTTAAGTGGTTCCAGAGGTCATTGAGGAAGTTCTAGTTGTACTTTAGGAAGTAGGTAGTTTTTTGTGGGCACTTGGGAGGTTCAAGAGATCCATCAGGAGGTTCAGAGCGTTCTTATTGTTATTGAGGAGGTGATAGATGATACAGAGGTTCTGCTGGTCTCTGAAGAGGTTCTTGAGTTCTGTTGGGTGGTTCTAGTGTTCACTGAAGATGTTTTTGAGGTCTGTTAGGTGGTTCTTGGATCTGTCAGGAGTTTTTAGTAGATCGTGAGGtgattttgtggtgttttttatttggctgAACATCAGTGTGAGATTTTGGGATGTGTTCCACAGCGTTCCTCAATCTTCTTCCAGAGACTCGATGAGTGAAAGTTGTTGATCTCTCCTCACAGTTGGAGAACCAAAGCTGTTCTGGAGGAGCGTGGTGGAACAGCAGCTCACTGGCATGTTG
This genomic interval from Plectropomus leopardus isolate mb unplaced genomic scaffold, YSFRI_Pleo_2.0 unplaced_scaffold2564, whole genome shotgun sequence contains the following:
- the xrcc2 gene encoding DNA repair protein XRCC2 isoform X1, which gives rise to MCWCGVLATLMSHVSLQLLARLDARRSLKDIEPRLFPEDGGPDHGEVVQLFGTEGTGKTEMLYHLLCRCVLPTASGGLEVDVVFVDTDYSLDMLRLVSILDSRLTAGGSSSSPPAGSDEAALRLCLSRLLVVHCSSSSQLLLTLHFLETSLSSRPGLALLLIDSISAFYWPDRCEGGASIAKQEEKLSKCAELLGRLLRDYRITVFATCHAIRRSYGGPSSSSSSSSSSSSSSPDYDRPYLCRPWQQLVTHRLLFSRQEAANSMVGGGGAGGRGGGGSREQRRRQIFTVHCTSSSSRTKAYRSSLFCVRDGGVEFL
- the xrcc2 gene encoding DNA repair protein XRCC2 isoform X2, producing MSESGAQLLARLDARRSLKDIEPRLFPEDGGPDHGEVVQLFGTEGTGKTEMLYHLLCRCVLPTASGGLEVDVVFVDTDYSLDMLRLVSILDSRLTAGGSSSSPPAGSDEAALRLCLSRLLVVHCSSSSQLLLTLHFLETSLSSRPGLALLLIDSISAFYWPDRCEGGASIAKQEEKLSKCAELLGRLLRDYRITVFATCHAIRRSYGGPSSSSSSSSSSSSSSPDYDRPYLCRPWQQLVTHRLLFSRQEAANSMVGGGGAGGRGGGGSREQRRRQIFTVHCTSSSSRTKAYRSSLFCVRDGGVEFL